One window from the genome of Diceros bicornis minor isolate mBicDic1 chromosome 1, mDicBic1.mat.cur, whole genome shotgun sequence encodes:
- the SYNPO gene encoding synaptopodin isoform X2, whose amino-acid sequence MEGCSEDAGLLRHLERMASEEEEVPLVVYLKENAALLTANGLHLSQNRDAQETPPTPPPDEGHSPDADVNQNLSSPSATLTTPASDSNHNLPATDVNQNPPATVTPQSLPLSSVQQNSSEAQLPPNGTVPDSKPSTPCAGGQPQEPTVEVKSSTLLIDKVSAPPATTSIFSREATPISTSGPPAPDFMSSSLLIDVQPSVPVVSAEQEVTGRAAAIIPTKLYSEVHLTLAKPPSVVNRTARPFGIQAPGSTSQMERSPMVERRHLGEKAPAPQPPNMADRSPRPQRHIMSHSPMVERRPVAQRSPALERRPLGNFAPPPTYAETLSTAPLASRIRSPPSYSALYPSSDTKPSYLKGQAAPASKTGILEESMARRGSRKSMFTFVEKPKVTPNPDLLDLVQTADEKRRQRDQGEVGVEEEPFALGAEASNFQQEPAPRDRASPGGAEEILPEWASCLKSPRIQAKPKPKPNQNLSEASGKGAELYARRQSRMEKYVIESSSPGHAELARCPSPTMSLPSSWKYSTNAPGSFRVASRSPARTPPASLYHGYLPENGVLRPEPSKQPPYQLRPSLFVLSPIKEPAKASPRATPPRAASPAKPSSLDLAPSLPKGALPPSPALPRPSRPSPGQYACPGQDGLQPAAVSPTYSSDVSPVSPSRAWSPRAKQAPRPSFSTRNAGIEAQDRQESLPTSPPWTPGASRPPSSLDGWVSPGPWEPSRGSSISSPPPLPPPPPMSPSWSERSVSPLRPEIEVRPPSRQLQALLARNIINAARRKSASPRPAGAESLRPFSPPRAPPPPPPPRMRSPQPARPGPAAAPGTTFAPIPRSPLPAGPSPCASPRSPLPAPPRPFPYRRSPTDSDVSLDSEDSGAKSPGILGYNICPRGWNGSLRLKRGSLPAEASCTT is encoded by the exons ATGGAGGGGTGCTCAGAGGACGCCGGCTTGCTGCGGCACCTGGAGAGGATGGccagtgaggaggaagaggtgccaCTGGTGGTTTATTTAAAggagaatgcagccctgctgacggCCAATGGGCTCCACCTGTCCCAGAACCGAGACGCCCAGGAGACCCCACCAACCCCACCTCCAGATGAGGGCCACAGCCCAGACGCAGATGTCAACCAAAACCTTTCCTCACCTAGTGCCACACTGACCACACCAGCTTCTGACAGCAACCACAACCTGCCAGCCACAGATGTCAATCAGAACCCCCCGGCAACTGTCACCCCGCAGAGCCTGCCGCTTTCTAGCGTCCAACAGAATTCTTCGGAGGCACAGCTCCCACCGAATGGCACAGTGCCAGACTCCAAACCCAGCACCCCGTGTGCTGGCGGGCAGCCCCAGGAACCGACTGTGGAGGTGAAATCCAGCACCCTCCTCATTGATAAGGTATCagctccacctgccaccaccaGCATCTTCTCCAGAGAAGCTACTCCCATCTCCACCTCGGGGCCCCCAGCCCCAGATTTCATGTCCAGCTCCTTGCTCATCGATGTCCAGCCCAGTGTCCCAGTGGTGTCAGCAGAACAAGAGGTGACTGGGCGGGCAGCCGCCATCATACCCACCAAGCTGTACAGCGAGGTCCACCTCACACTGGCCAAGCCTCCATCAGTGGTCAACAGGACAGCCAGGCCCTTTGGGATCCAGGCGCCAGGGAGCACCAGCCAGATGGAGCGGAGCCCCATGGTAGAGAGACGACATCTCGGGGAGAAAGCCCCGGCTCCCCAGCCCCCGAACATGGCAGACAGGAGCCCTCGGCCACAGAGACATATAATGTCCCACAGCCCCATGGTGGAGAGGAGGCCCGTGGCACAGCGAAGCCCCGCCTTGGAGAGACGCCCCTTGGGGAACTTCGCCCCGCCCCCCACCTATGCCGAGACCTTGTCCACGGCCCCTCTGGCTTCCCGGATTAGGTCTCCCCCCTCTTACTCTGCCCTGTACCCCAGCTCCGACACCAAGCCCTCTTATCTGAAGGGCCAAGCAGCTCCCGCCAGCAAGACGGGCATTTTGGAGGAGTCGATGGCCCGCAGGGGCAGCCGGAAATCCATGTTCACCTTCGTGGAGAAGCCCAAGGTGACCCCGAATCCAGACCTGCTGGATCTGGTGCAGACAGCTGATGAGAAGCGGCGGCAGAGGGACCAGGGGGAGGTGGGCGTGGAGGAGGAGCCCTTCGCGCTGGGGGCCGAGGCCTCCAACTTCCAGCAGGAGCCAGCACCCCgggatagggccagccctgggggggcCGAGGAGATTCTCCCAGAGTGGGCCTCGTGCCTCAAGTCGCCGCGCAtccaggccaagccaaagcccaAACCCAACCAGAACCTCTCCGAGGCCTCGGGGAAGGGGGCCGAGCTCTACGCCCGCCGCCAGTCCCGCATGGAGAAGTACGTCATCGAGTCGTCGTCTCCAGGCCACGCCGAGCTGGCCCGCTGCCCTTCACCCACTATGTCCCTGCCTTCATCCTGGAAATACTCCACGAATGCCCCCGGCAGCTTCCGAGTGGCATCCCGGAGCCCAGCTCGGACCCCGCCCGCCTCCCTCTACCATGGCTACCTGCCTGAGAATGGGGTCCTGCGCCCGGAGCCCAGCAAGCAGCCGCCGTACCAACTGCGGCCCTCGCTCTTCGTCCTCTCACCCATCAAGGAACCTGCCAAGGCCTCGCCTAGAGCCACCCCGCCGAGAGCCGCCTCACCCGCCAAGCCGAGCTCCCTGGacctggcgcccagcctgcccaaGGGGGCCCTCCCGCCGTCTCCCGCCCTGCCTCGGCCCTCCCGCCCCTCACCGGGCCAGTACGCCTGCCCCGGCCAGGATGGCCTCCAGCCCGCGGCCGTGAGCCCTACCTACAGCAGTGATGTCTCCCCGGTGTCCCCCTCCAGGGCGTGGTCTCCCCGAGCCAAGCAGGCCCCCAGGCCCTCCTTCTCCACCCGGAATGCCGGGATCGAGGCTCAG GACCGCCAGGAGAGCCTGCCCACCTCTCCGCCCTGGACGCCTGGCGCGTCCCGGCCCCCCAGCAGCCTGGACGGCTGGGTGAGCCCGGGGCCGTGGGAGCCCAGCCGTGGGAGCAGCATAAGCAGCcccccgccgctgccgccgccgccgcccatgtccccctcgtggagcgaGCGCTCGGTATCCCCGCTGCGACCCGAGATCGAGGTGCGGCCCCCCAGCCGCCAGCTGCAGGCGCTCCTGGCGCGAAACATCATCAACGCGGCCCGGCGCAAAAGCGCCTCCCCGCGGCCGGCGGGCGCCGAGAGCCTGCGGCCCTTCTCTCCGCCgagggcgccgccgccgccgccgccgccgcgcatGCGCTCGCCGCAGCCCGCCCGCCCCGGCCCAGCCGCGGCACCGGGGACCACGTTCGCCCCGATCCCGCGGAGCCCGCTGCCCGCGGGGCCCTCGCCCTGCGCCAGCCCCCGGAGCCCGCTGCCCGCGCCGCCCAGGCCCTTCCCCTACCGCCGCTCGCCCACGGACTCCGACGTGTCCCTAGACTCCGAGGACTCCGGGGCTAAGTCGCCCGGCATCCTTGGCTACAACATCTGTCCCCGCGGGTGGAACGGCAGCCTAAGGCTCAAGCGTGGCAGCCTCCCCGCCGAGGCCTCCTGCACCACCTAA
- the SYNPO gene encoding synaptopodin isoform X1 translates to MEGCSEDAGLLRHLERMASEEEEVPLVVYLKENAALLTANGLHLSQNRDAQETPPTPPPDEGHSPDADVNQNLSSPSATLTTPASDSNHNLPATDVNQNPPATVTPQSLPLSSVQQNSSEAQLPPNGTVPDSKPSTPCAGGQPQEPTVEVKSSTLLIDKVSAPPATTSIFSREATPISTSGPPAPDFMSSSLLIDVQPSVPVVSAEQEVTGRAAAIIPTKLYSEVHLTLAKPPSVVNRTARPFGIQAPGSTSQMERSPMVERRHLGEKAPAPQPPNMADRSPRPQRHIMSHSPMVERRPVAQRSPALERRPLGNFAPPPTYAETLSTAPLASRIRSPPSYSALYPSSDTKPSYLKGQAAPASKTGILEESMARRGSRKSMFTFVEKPKVTPNPDLLDLVQTADEKRRQRDQGEVGVEEEPFALGAEASNFQQEPAPRDRASPGGAEEILPEWASCLKSPRIQAKPKPKPNQNLSEASGKGAELYARRQSRMEKYVIESSSPGHAELARCPSPTMSLPSSWKYSTNAPGSFRVASRSPARTPPASLYHGYLPENGVLRPEPSKQPPYQLRPSLFVLSPIKEPAKASPRATPPRAASPAKPSSLDLAPSLPKGALPPSPALPRPSRPSPGQYACPGQDGLQPAADRQESLPTSPPWTPGASRPPSSLDGWVSPGPWEPSRGSSISSPPPLPPPPPMSPSWSERSVSPLRPEIEVRPPSRQLQALLARNIINAARRKSASPRPAGAESLRPFSPPRAPPPPPPPRMRSPQPARPGPAAAPGTTFAPIPRSPLPAGPSPCASPRSPLPAPPRPFPYRRSPTDSDVSLDSEDSGAKSPGILGYNICPRGWNGSLRLKRGSLPAEASCTT, encoded by the exons ATGGAGGGGTGCTCAGAGGACGCCGGCTTGCTGCGGCACCTGGAGAGGATGGccagtgaggaggaagaggtgccaCTGGTGGTTTATTTAAAggagaatgcagccctgctgacggCCAATGGGCTCCACCTGTCCCAGAACCGAGACGCCCAGGAGACCCCACCAACCCCACCTCCAGATGAGGGCCACAGCCCAGACGCAGATGTCAACCAAAACCTTTCCTCACCTAGTGCCACACTGACCACACCAGCTTCTGACAGCAACCACAACCTGCCAGCCACAGATGTCAATCAGAACCCCCCGGCAACTGTCACCCCGCAGAGCCTGCCGCTTTCTAGCGTCCAACAGAATTCTTCGGAGGCACAGCTCCCACCGAATGGCACAGTGCCAGACTCCAAACCCAGCACCCCGTGTGCTGGCGGGCAGCCCCAGGAACCGACTGTGGAGGTGAAATCCAGCACCCTCCTCATTGATAAGGTATCagctccacctgccaccaccaGCATCTTCTCCAGAGAAGCTACTCCCATCTCCACCTCGGGGCCCCCAGCCCCAGATTTCATGTCCAGCTCCTTGCTCATCGATGTCCAGCCCAGTGTCCCAGTGGTGTCAGCAGAACAAGAGGTGACTGGGCGGGCAGCCGCCATCATACCCACCAAGCTGTACAGCGAGGTCCACCTCACACTGGCCAAGCCTCCATCAGTGGTCAACAGGACAGCCAGGCCCTTTGGGATCCAGGCGCCAGGGAGCACCAGCCAGATGGAGCGGAGCCCCATGGTAGAGAGACGACATCTCGGGGAGAAAGCCCCGGCTCCCCAGCCCCCGAACATGGCAGACAGGAGCCCTCGGCCACAGAGACATATAATGTCCCACAGCCCCATGGTGGAGAGGAGGCCCGTGGCACAGCGAAGCCCCGCCTTGGAGAGACGCCCCTTGGGGAACTTCGCCCCGCCCCCCACCTATGCCGAGACCTTGTCCACGGCCCCTCTGGCTTCCCGGATTAGGTCTCCCCCCTCTTACTCTGCCCTGTACCCCAGCTCCGACACCAAGCCCTCTTATCTGAAGGGCCAAGCAGCTCCCGCCAGCAAGACGGGCATTTTGGAGGAGTCGATGGCCCGCAGGGGCAGCCGGAAATCCATGTTCACCTTCGTGGAGAAGCCCAAGGTGACCCCGAATCCAGACCTGCTGGATCTGGTGCAGACAGCTGATGAGAAGCGGCGGCAGAGGGACCAGGGGGAGGTGGGCGTGGAGGAGGAGCCCTTCGCGCTGGGGGCCGAGGCCTCCAACTTCCAGCAGGAGCCAGCACCCCgggatagggccagccctgggggggcCGAGGAGATTCTCCCAGAGTGGGCCTCGTGCCTCAAGTCGCCGCGCAtccaggccaagccaaagcccaAACCCAACCAGAACCTCTCCGAGGCCTCGGGGAAGGGGGCCGAGCTCTACGCCCGCCGCCAGTCCCGCATGGAGAAGTACGTCATCGAGTCGTCGTCTCCAGGCCACGCCGAGCTGGCCCGCTGCCCTTCACCCACTATGTCCCTGCCTTCATCCTGGAAATACTCCACGAATGCCCCCGGCAGCTTCCGAGTGGCATCCCGGAGCCCAGCTCGGACCCCGCCCGCCTCCCTCTACCATGGCTACCTGCCTGAGAATGGGGTCCTGCGCCCGGAGCCCAGCAAGCAGCCGCCGTACCAACTGCGGCCCTCGCTCTTCGTCCTCTCACCCATCAAGGAACCTGCCAAGGCCTCGCCTAGAGCCACCCCGCCGAGAGCCGCCTCACCCGCCAAGCCGAGCTCCCTGGacctggcgcccagcctgcccaaGGGGGCCCTCCCGCCGTCTCCCGCCCTGCCTCGGCCCTCCCGCCCCTCACCGGGCCAGTACGCCTGCCCCGGCCAGGATGGCCTCCAGCCCGCGGCC GACCGCCAGGAGAGCCTGCCCACCTCTCCGCCCTGGACGCCTGGCGCGTCCCGGCCCCCCAGCAGCCTGGACGGCTGGGTGAGCCCGGGGCCGTGGGAGCCCAGCCGTGGGAGCAGCATAAGCAGCcccccgccgctgccgccgccgccgcccatgtccccctcgtggagcgaGCGCTCGGTATCCCCGCTGCGACCCGAGATCGAGGTGCGGCCCCCCAGCCGCCAGCTGCAGGCGCTCCTGGCGCGAAACATCATCAACGCGGCCCGGCGCAAAAGCGCCTCCCCGCGGCCGGCGGGCGCCGAGAGCCTGCGGCCCTTCTCTCCGCCgagggcgccgccgccgccgccgccgccgcgcatGCGCTCGCCGCAGCCCGCCCGCCCCGGCCCAGCCGCGGCACCGGGGACCACGTTCGCCCCGATCCCGCGGAGCCCGCTGCCCGCGGGGCCCTCGCCCTGCGCCAGCCCCCGGAGCCCGCTGCCCGCGCCGCCCAGGCCCTTCCCCTACCGCCGCTCGCCCACGGACTCCGACGTGTCCCTAGACTCCGAGGACTCCGGGGCTAAGTCGCCCGGCATCCTTGGCTACAACATCTGTCCCCGCGGGTGGAACGGCAGCCTAAGGCTCAAGCGTGGCAGCCTCCCCGCCGAGGCCTCCTGCACCACCTAA
- the MYOZ3 gene encoding myozenin-3 translates to MIPKEQKGPVMAAMGDLAGPVPLLDLGKKLSVPQDLMMEELSLRNNRGSLLFQKRQRRVQKFTFEFAAGQRAIVAGSAKGKVTGAAEPGTVANGPEGQNYRSELHILPASSGGPEDAQPAASRAETARSPSALAPGYAEPLKGVPPEKFNRTAIPKGYRCPWQEFISYRDYQSDGPRHTPSPAEYRNFNKTPVPFGGPLVGEAVPRAGTPFIPELASGLELLSLRPSFNRVARGWVRNLPESEEL, encoded by the exons ATGATCCCCAAGGAGCAGAAGGGGCCCGTGATGGCTGCCATGGGGGACCTCGCTGGACCAG TCCCTCTGCTGGACCTGGGCAAGAAGCTGAGCGTGCCCCAGGACCTGATGATGGAGGAGCTCTCGCTCCGCAACAACCGAGGGTCCCTCCTCTTCCAGAAGAGGCAGCGCCGTGTGCAGAAGTTCACCTTTGAGTTTGCAGCCGGCCAGCGGGCG ATCGTGGCTGGAAGCGCTAAGGGGAAGGTGACTGGAGCGGCAGAGCCCGGGACG GTTGCCAACGGCCCCGAAGGGCAGAACTACCGCTCGGAGCTCCACATCCTCCCGGCCTCGTCCGGGGGTCCCGAGGACGCCCAGCCCGCAGCCTCCCGGGCGGAGACCGCCCGCAGCCCCAGCGCCCTGGCGCCAG GCTACGCGGAGCCACTGAAGGGCGTCCCGCCGGAGAAGTTCAACCGCACGGCCATCCCCAAGGGCTACCGCTGCCCGTGGCAGGAGTTCATCAGCTACCGGGACTACCAGAGCGACGGCCCACGTCACACCCCCAGCCCGGCCGAGTATCGGAATTTCAACAA GACCCCGGTGCCCTTCGGAGGGCCCCTGGTGGGGGAGGCCGTTCCCAGGGCGGGCACCCCCTTCATCCCGGAGCTCGCCAGTGGCCTGGAACTCCTCAGCCTGAGACCCAGCTTCAACAGAGTGGCCCGGGGCTGGGTCCGCAACCTCCCGGAGTCCGAGGAGCTGTAG